A genomic region of Solanum stenotomum isolate F172 unplaced genomic scaffold, ASM1918654v1 scaffold7252, whole genome shotgun sequence contains the following coding sequences:
- the LOC125852982 gene encoding putative late blight resistance protein homolog R1A-3, translating to MEKLRHVKILYAKFDLEQDNQGFFEGSSELENLRILKYVGFPMDKCDRVDMLSRRCPNLQQLNIKLEYWSSNNSADLFCLTLENLTQLQNLHLSVERPDIVSGLQLPSNLKKLVLSGTDIEILVSFIVGLPSLEYLQLCDTDEFVQIRDWCLGDITFHNLKCLKLSRLSISRWDASEESFPQLKTLVIEWCDHLKEIPLSFADIPTLKQIKLIRCENESLKDSAVEIKKDVEENEGNDRIDLIIKDL from the exons ATGGAAAAATTAAGGCATGTTAAGATTTTGTATGCTAAATTTGATTTGGAACAGGATAATCAGGGGTTCTTTGAAGGATCCTCCGAATTGGAAAATTTGAGAATATTAAAGTACGTTGGATTTCCAATGGATAAATGTGATAGGGTGGATATGTTATCAAGGAGGTGTCCTAATCTTCAACAACTGAACATCAAATTGGAATATTGGAGCAGTAATAATTCGGCAGATTTATTTTGTCTCACATTGGAGAATCTTACCCAGCTTCAAAATCTTCACCTTTCCGTTGAGAGGCCCGACATTGTATCTGGGTTACAATTGCCTTCAAATTTAAAGAAGTTGGTACTAAGTGGGACTGATATCGAAATCCTGGTTTCCTTTATTGTGGGACTACCAAGTCTGGAGTATCTCCAATTATGTGACACGGATGAATTTGTTCAAATCAGAGATTGGTGCCTTGGAGATATCACGTTCCATAACCTTAAGTGCTTGAAACTGTCGCGCTTAAGTATCTCAAGGTGGGATGCCTCAGAGGAATCCTTTCCCCAACTCAAAACACTTGTTATAGAATGGTGTGACCACCTCAAGGAGATCCCCCTTAGCTTTGCAGATATTCCAACACTGAAGCAGATTAAGTTGATTAGGTGCGAGAACGAATCTCTGAAGGATTCAGCTGTGGAGATTAAGAAAGATGTTGAAGAGAATGAAGGAAACGACCGTATTGACCTCATTATCAAA GATTTGTGA